Within Coffea arabica cultivar ET-39 chromosome 4e, Coffea Arabica ET-39 HiFi, whole genome shotgun sequence, the genomic segment TTGTGGCTGTATATCCTGTAAAATATTGAGATTGAGTTGCTGGTGAAGCATGAAGAGAAGCGTCATTCTGTGGTTCAAATTGTATTTGCAAGAGCCTGAGATTGGTTTTGTGGTTAAGTACAATGATGTTCCTTTGTCCTAATCATGATGTACTTGCAAGAAGGTTCTATGGCTATTATGCATTACCTGTAATGCTTAAAGCATTGAATGGGTAGAGTGTACTTGCAAGTCTATTATGCATTACCTGTAATGCTTAACGTGCAAGAAGGTTCTATGTCTATTATGCTCTAAAATTCTAGCAATGGGGATTTTGGATGTCATGACTTTAGTACTTTCCTTTGGCTTCTTAACAATTGAACCACCTTTGGAGTTGGAGGGCTAAATTTCAATTATGGGTTCCAATTTTGGCTGGCTGTAAAAGTTTCAAGCTGTTGAAATGTCTAATTTTGTGTGAAGTGCAAAGTTATAGAAATTAATAGAAGATTGACAAATCTAGCTGACCAGTAATGATCATAGCCAATACTTTATTTTAGAAGCTTGGAGGATGATATAATGAAATATGAGGACTGTATGATAACATTCTTGTGTTTTGAGTTCCGATGCCATCCTTCAActacacccccccccccccccccccaaaaaaaatttaaagaatcAATCGGGTCCAAGTTGTAATTATGCTTCTTGTTGGAAAGTAAATTTGAATAGTTTGGTTCCATGCTTATTTTTCAAGTTAGTTCTTAGATTTAGTAGTGCTTGGTCATACTTACTATGGCCTCACTTTTTCTGTATGCTAACAAGCTTATCCTTGATTTCCAATGCCAATCTTCAACTCGACCTGCTATAATTTAAAGTTTAAATCTGGGATGGCATAGTGATTGTGcttgttattgaaaagttaacTTTAGTAGTTTGCTTGTTGTAGGCGAAGTTGGTTTCTTAGATTCCTGTACAGTTTGGTCATACTTTTCTACTTTTCCTTCAATAGGCTGGTGAAAAGCGCAAGGAAGAGGAGACGATGGAACTAGAGGGACCTTTAGGGAAGAGTGATGCTGTAAATAAAGAACTAATTTCACTTGAGAGGGAGTTGTCAGGACTTCgcaagtgtggaacaattgacTCGTTTTGTCTTTTTCTGTATGGTCTCGTTCTCAAGGAAAAAGGCAATGAGGGTCTTGCTCGGGTTGTTCTTGTAGAGTCTGTAAACAATTACCCTTGGAACTGGAGTGCTTGGTCTGAGCTGCAGTCACTGTGTACTACAGTTGAAATACTGAATGGTCTTCATCTCGTTAACCATTGGATGAAAGACTTCTTTCTTGCCAACGCGTATCAGGAACTTCGTTTGCATAACGAGTCATTGGCAAAATATGAATATATACAAGGAACTTTCAGTTTCAGCAATTACGTACAGGCTCAAATTGCTAAAGCTCAGTATAGTCTGAGGGAATTTGAACAAGTTGAAGTTATATTTGAGGAACTTCTGAGGAATGACCCGCACAGAGTTGAAGACATGGATATGTATTCCAATGTGCTTTATGCAAAGGAGTGTTTCTCAGCTTTGAGTTACCTTGCACATAGAGTATTTTTGACGGATAAATATAGACCAGAATCTTGTTGTATAATTGGAAACTATTACAGTCTCAAGGGGCAGCATGAGAAGTCAGTTATGTATTTTAGAAGGGCGCTTAAATTAAATAAGAATTATTTATCAGCTTGGACATTAATGGGTCACGAATATGTTGAGATGAAAAACACCCCAGCAGCTGTTGATGCCTATCGGAGGGCCGTAGATATTAATCCGTGTGATTATCGGGCCTGGTATGGGTTGGGCCAGACATATGAGATGATGGGAATGCCCTTTTATGCACTGCATTACTTTAAGAAGTCAGTGTTCTTGCAGCCAAATGATTCTCGGTTGTGGATTGCCATGGCTCAGTGTTACAAATCAGAAGAGCTTCACATGCCTGAGGAGGCAATTAAGTGTTTCAAAAGGGCTGTGAATTGTAATGACCGGGAAGCGATTGCACTTCATCAGCTAGCCAAGTTGCACCGAGAACTTGATCGTTTTGAAGAGGCAGCATTTTACTACAAGAAGGATTTGGAGAGGATGGAAGCTGAAGAAAGGGAAGGGCCAAACATGGTTGAAGCTCTGTCTTTTTTGGCCAGATATTGCAAAGATCAGAAGAGGTTTGAAGAAGCAGAGGTGTATTGTACCCGTCTTCTAGATTATACTGGCCCGGTAAGTCCTGAACCTGTTCTCCTTAATCTAATCTCAGATTAGTTTCATACTCATTGGTTTTGATTTACTGAGTGACACTTCTTTGACCCTGATGCAGGAAAAGGAAGAAGCAAAAAGTCTTCTTCGAGGGATAAGATCTGCCAGGGATGTTGAGCTCTTTCCGCCTTAAGTTCTCTCCTTCATACCTTACATGCAAATAGAAATCATGAAAGAGTTATGGAAATTGGGTTTCAGATAATTGACTGACGTGAAAAAAAGGTTGAAGAGCTCACATGAAACAGCAAGTATTTAGGTGGCAGAACTTCTATTGCTGTTGTTTACTTGTTAAAGTACTGACAGTTTCCTGTCAGAAATTTGTTGCAGTCTTTTCACAATCTACTATTTGTTTATCCTTATTCTTTACAAGAAGTAGTCACTCTTATTGGGACCGTATTTTTATTTACTGGAAGATGGTAACTTGTAAGTGCACTCCCCTTCAGTAAAGTGAATGCATTCTCTTTGTCCCATATCCCCCCTTCCCCAACAGAAAAACCATCATCTCATCAAGGTAGCTTTCAAAAAGAATCGGATCCTTTTCAGTTGGTGAAACTTTTCTAATGCTTGGTTGTTGCTATAGTATGTCTCATCTCTCGTATGAATTTAGCTGTGCTCCATGTGAAATCTTCCATGAGATTAATTGAAGTGGAGCGGGTAGCTGAAACCAGTTTGAGGGAGTTGTTTTGTGTTGCATCATTTGGTGCCTCTTGCAAGAGTCTCAGCAGGCTATTGTCCTCAGTTATGGTTTTCGCTATCGGGAAATTGAATCTTATTGAATGGCTACAAGTATTTCTCAAGTGCTCACGAAAAGAATATAATTATTGTATTGGTAGTAATTTAGATTTACTTACTGATGAATTTGAATCTACGTCTAATTTAATTAGTTCTAAATAGGTAGTCCCAAGCTATCTATTTAATAGCTATTAATTAATGGGCTTAATTAGGTTATCCGCTTGAAACTAATAAAATTGCATATCCATATTTATTTATTGAAGAACAAGTTGAAAAATTAGTCACTATTTATAACTATAGATGGGTGGAAAAAATAGCAGAATAGAAGCGTCTGTCTACTGTGACTTAGCTGTGGCCCAAAGTATTAGGAGCCTCCTCAGAATTAGGAATGTACTCAAAACTACATAACAAAACGTTTTCCCTTAATGGTCATGCAGTTCAAagaagggttaattacattcacCTCTTTTGTGGTTTGGCCAAATTACCATTACATCCcctcaaattttaaatattacaATTACCCCCTTTGACTTGATGGTCCAATAACAATCATCCCCTCACCGTAAAAGAACCAACGTGTAGTGACCATGGTTCGAAGACTCGGCTGAgccgagtcgtcaccgtctcgGCTCAGTCCGATACGATACCGAGATACTTGACTCGCCGAAAAATCGGTCGAGACTTCACCGCGACGGATTGAAACGATCAAGTCACACCGAGTCACTCCGAATTATCCCGAATCAAGCTGAATTCAACAAAAAATCTTtagaaaaaaaaggattaaaaaaGGGAAATCCGAAGACCTCTCTACCGCCTGTGTCAATCTCCTGTCAAGTATGCTAGTACTGATGCTCCTTCATACAGGGAAAGAGATGCGAGTGATTGGCACGTTATAAAAGACTTCGTGGGGCCTTTTTTTAGATTAATCATAGTTGTTCCCTATTCTATTACCAGATATAATTGGGACAAGCTCATCCGAAACACCAGACATAATTGGGAGAAGCACTAGGACCGCAGCTCAATTACATCGACCCTTGAAGTAAAAACTACAGTTAGATCCCAACACACGAAAAGGAGAAGTCAATATCGAAATCATTCATTAGGAAATAGAAACAAATTTGCCACAGTACTGATCACGTGAAAAGATGCGTTTATATTATTCCAACTTGGTTCAAGTATATGTACCTtcactttacttttcttttcttagtacTGTCTGATTCTCTAAActcttttgctttgttttcgAACTTTCATGCGGATTTGGTTCTTATCTGTTAGCTCTAAATAAGAAGACATATGAGCAGGCAAGAGTAAGCACTGCGGGAAATCTTCCGGGCAGCTACAAGGAACCTGGGATTAGTTGGATGATCGGTTATCTCTGTGCAATTAGT encodes:
- the LOC113741557 gene encoding anaphase-promoting complex subunit 8-like, with product MASKETCRQELRTAIRQLSDRCLYSASRWAAEQLVGIEQDPAKYTPSHTRFQRGSSSIRRRFRTDGAGDAAAAFNSTPVAGVSFISTPLASEEENDAVESDFYLLAKSYFDCREYRRAAHVLREQTSKKAVFLRCYALYLAGEKRKEEETMELEGPLGKSDAVNKELISLERELSGLRKCGTIDSFCLFLYGLVLKEKGNEGLARVVLVESVNNYPWNWSAWSELQSLCTTVEILNGLHLVNHWMKDFFLANAYQELRLHNESLAKYEYIQGTFSFSNYVQAQIAKAQYSLREFEQVEVIFEELLRNDPHRVEDMDMYSNVLYAKECFSALSYLAHRVFLTDKYRPESCCIIGNYYSLKGQHEKSVMYFRRALKLNKNYLSAWTLMGHEYVEMKNTPAAVDAYRRAVDINPCDYRAWYGLGQTYEMMGMPFYALHYFKKSVFLQPNDSRLWIAMAQCYKSEELHMPEEAIKCFKRAVNCNDREAIALHQLAKLHRELDRFEEAAFYYKKDLERMEAEEREGPNMVEALSFLARYCKDQKRFEEAEVYCTRLLDYTGPEKEEAKSLLRGIRSARDVELFPP